ACGAAGACCCGGAGCTGTTCTTCCCGGTGGGGAACAGTGGTCCGGCGCTCGCGCAGATCGCTGACGCGAAACTGGTCTGTAATCGGTGTTCGGTGACCACAGAGTGCCTGAGCTGGGCCCTGAACACGGGCCAGGACTCGGGCGTCTGGGGCGGCATGAGCGAAGACGAGCGGCGTGCGCTGAAGCGTCGCAACGCCCGGACGAAAGCCCGCAGCGGGGTTTAACCCAGATAACGCAAAACAGTGCGGCCTCGACGTTGTCGGGGCCGCACTCTTGCGTGTGGGCACGGCCACTTGCGGCCGCGCGGGTGCGCATCGGGGCGTGTGGCAGTGCGTCACGCCTACAACAACATTCGGGTCCGTCGACCGATGGGGACGCGCAACACCACATCGGTGCCGCGAGCCGCGGCCTGGGTCATGCCCAGGGTGCCGTCCAGCTCCGCCGAGACCAGCGTCCGCACGATCTGCAGGCCGAGGCTGTCGGAGGTCTCGAGGCTGAATCCGTCCGGCAGTCCGCGGCCGTCGTCGTGCACCACGACGTCCAGCCAGCGCGCGGAGCGCTCGGCGCGGATCGTCACCGAGCCTTCCTCGACCGCCGGGTCGAAGGCGTGCTCGATCGCGTTTTGCACCAGCTCGGTGATCACCATGATCAGGGCGGTGGCCCGGTCGGAGTCCAGCACGCCCAGATCGCCGACCCGGTTGATGCGGATCGGCCGGTCCACCGAGGCCACGTCGTTCATGATCGGCAGGATCCGGTCGATGACCTCGTCGAGGTTGACCTGCTCGTCCACCGA
The sequence above is drawn from the Mycobacterium marseillense genome and encodes:
- the whiB1 gene encoding transcriptional regulator WhiB1, whose product is MDWRHKAVCRDEDPELFFPVGNSGPALAQIADAKLVCNRCSVTTECLSWALNTGQDSGVWGGMSEDERRALKRRNARTKARSGV